AGCGTCTGCTGAATCTCGGCGAGATTGGGCTGCTGGGTCTCTTCGCACGCCAGCACCTGATGATCGATTTTAAGCGTGCGGCAGATTTTGGCCATCCGATCGCCATACGCTCCATTGGAGACAATCAGCCAGCGGGCTGCTGGTGGACTGAACGTGCTGAATACAGCCTCGACACCAAAAGTTCCGCTCCCTTGCATCAGCACAGCTTCGTAGCCATCGGCCTGCGAAACTCCCGCGATCTCGAGCAGCTTCTCGCGTGTTTCTTTCACGGCTGTCATGAAAGTCGCATCGCGGCTGCCAAGGTCGCGAAGCATTGCCGTGCGCACCGAGAGACTCGTCGTCAGGGGACCAGGAGTAAAAAGTGGTTTGTCTTTGGCGGCAGGAATGGTCATGGATGGCTCGAGCGATTGAGTTTCTAGGCGGAGTGATGCCAGCGATATGAAGGTGAAAACGAGAGGTTCAGATGGAATAGAAAAACGGGGCTCGGCTGCTCGTTACGCCAAGATGCGCGTCGAGGTGGGATCGTAGAGTGGGCGCAAGCTAACGCGTGCGGCGAAAAGCTCGCCATCGAGTTCCACTTGATAGCGGCCTGCTTCAATCCACGCGTTAGAAAGGATGTCGGAGTTCGACTTCAGGTACCCCAGTGCCACACTCGCGCCGAACGTATGGCCGTAGGCTGCGCTCGAGGTATAACCGATGCAGCTTTCGCCACGAAAGATCCGTTCGCCTCCCCACAGCTGAGCGCGCGAGTCGTGCAGCACGATTTGCACCAGGCGCTTGCGCAGTCCAGTGCTGCGCTGCTGCAGCAGGGCTTCTTTCCCGAGAAATCCAGCCGGTTTGTTCCAGTCGATCGTGAACCCCAGCCCCGCTTCGAGCGGTGTATCGTCGACCGAAAGATCGCTCCCCCAGGCTCGATATGCTTTCTCCAGACGCAGCGAGTTCATGGCGTAATAGCCTGCTGGTCGCGCGCCGAGCGATTGGCCAGCTGACAAAAGTTCGTCGTAAAGCTGCGGCGCTTGATCGGCCCGCAGATGCAGTTCGTAACCGAGCTCGCCCACATAGGTCATGCGCATCGCGCGCACGCGAGCTAGGCCGACATCGATAGTGCGCGAGGTGTTGTAGGGAAAGTGGGTGGACTGTAAGTCGGCATCGCTCAGCAGCGCGAGTAGTTCGCGCGAGCGGGGCCCCATCACACCAATCACCGCTGTCGCCGCTGAAATGTCTTCGATCTCGACCTGCTCGTCATTGCGTCTGTTACGCTCGATCCAGTCGACGTCGCGAATCGCTTGCGTGCTCGAGGTAACGAGGTAAAACGTATCTGCGTCATCGCGGACTACGATCACGTCGCTTTCGCATCCCCCACGTTGGTTGAGCATCGGCGTATAGACAATCCGCCCCGCTTCGGTGTCGATGTTTGCTGCACAAAGCCGATTGAGCAGCGCCAGTGCATCGGGCCCCGAGATACGCAGGCGTGTCAGCGACGATTGATCGAAAATGCCGACACTCTTGCGCACTGCATGATGCTCATGCGCGCTGCAGTCGTGCCAGTTTTGCCGATCGAAGCTGTATTGCATCGAGGATTGCTGTTGGGTGCGGGCAAAATAAAGCGGGCGCTCGATCCCCATCTTCTGTCCAAAGTAGGCACCGAGTTTTTCGTTCGAGCCGTGCAGCGGAGAGCGACGCAAATTGCGTCCACTGCTGAATTCAAGATTGGGCCACGCCATGCGATAGTGCAGGCCGAGCCCTTCGCTCACACGCTCGCGCAGGAATTTCTTTTGGTTATGCCAAGGGGCGAAGCGGCGAATATCGACCGACCACAAGTCGTACGGCTGTTCTCCGCCGTCGATCCACTGAGCGAGTGCTTCCCCCGCACCTCCGGCACAAGCGATGCCGGCGCTATTAAAACCGGTGGCGACAAACAAATTGCGAAGTTCTGGCGTTTCGCCGAGTAGAAACTGGTTATCGGGGGTAAAGCTCTCGGGACCATTCACGAACCGCTCGATCCCGATCTCTTTCAGGCCATGAATGCGGTGCTCGCCTTCGGCCAAGGGGG
This window of the Pirellula staleyi DSM 6068 genome carries:
- a CDS encoding FAD-dependent oxidoreductase, with the translated sequence MTQLPARARVVVVGGGIAGASVAYHLTKLGYRDLLLLEQAKFAGGTTWHSAGQVGRLRTSSAMTRINQASAKLYKSLQEETGKPTGWVQTGSLMLARTKQRVQQYRRSVAMAEVLGVECEWVSPSRVRELWPLLRTSDLVGSLYVPHDGIVDPTACTLALLAGATSRGCTAIEKIAVQKLLVAKGRVSGVRTSQGDVEAEIVVLTGGMWSRELAHDVGVNIPLAPVEHHYVVSHSTGRETTHFPCGRDPDAAIYFRGSGQQIIVGAFQTVSKPWNVDRVPSNFSFQLLPPDWQHFAAPLAEGEHRIHGLKEIGIERFVNGPESFTPDNQFLLGETPELRNLFVATGFNSAGIACAGGAGEALAQWIDGGEQPYDLWSVDIRRFAPWHNQKKFLRERVSEGLGLHYRMAWPNLEFSSGRNLRRSPLHGSNEKLGAYFGQKMGIERPLYFARTQQQSSMQYSFDRQNWHDCSAHEHHAVRKSVGIFDQSSLTRLRISGPDALALLNRLCAANIDTEAGRIVYTPMLNQRGGCESDVIVVRDDADTFYLVTSSTQAIRDVDWIERNRRNDEQVEIEDISAATAVIGVMGPRSRELLALLSDADLQSTHFPYNTSRTIDVGLARVRAMRMTYVGELGYELHLRADQAPQLYDELLSAGQSLGARPAGYYAMNSLRLEKAYRAWGSDLSVDDTPLEAGLGFTIDWNKPAGFLGKEALLQQRSTGLRKRLVQIVLHDSRAQLWGGERIFRGESCIGYTSSAAYGHTFGASVALGYLKSNSDILSNAWIEAGRYQVELDGELFAARVSLRPLYDPTSTRILA